The DNA segment GAGAGTGTTTTTGTATTTCCTATCAGGATGAGCTTTCTCCTTGGGCGGGTTATTGCAACGTTCAACCGCCTTAAATCCCTTAAGAACCCTATCTCCCCCTCATCGTTTGAGCGTACAAATGAAACTACTATTACTTCTTTTTCCCTTCCCTGGAATCCATCAACGGAGTTGACCTCCACCTTAAAATCCCTCTCAATCAGCATCTGCTTTATGAGCTTGACCTGAGCTGCATAGGGAGTAATTATTCCAATTTCCCTCCTATCGAGTCCCATTCTGTGGAGCTCTAAAGCCACCTCAACGGCAATCTTTGCCTCCTCGTAGTTCTCGTACGACGTTGAACCTGAAGGCTGAAACTCGTAGGCATTTATTTTGGACGTATCAATGAAACCAATTGGGATTTCGCAAGATAAAACGCTTTCAAACTTTTTTGGTTTGGAGAGATTAAAGTCTGCCAACGTTCTATCCTTTACCTCAGGGGCAGCAATGAGCTTACCCTCGTAGAACTCCCTGTTTGGAAACTCCATTATTCTTTCGTTCATCCTGTACTGAACCCGAAGCATTGAAGAGAGCTCCGGTTCCCTTTCTATCAGCTTCTCAAAGAGAGTCCTTTCCAACTCTTTGGCCTCTTCGCTAACAACGGTGGGAGGAAGCTGTTTGTGGTCTCCTGCAATGTAGAACCTATCGGCTCTCATTATTGGAATTAACGTCGAAGGTTCAACCTGTTGGCTTCCCTCATCAATAACAGCAATGTCAAAGTGGAATCCTTCAAGGAGCTCCGATTTAACCATTGAGTTTGTGGAGATTACAACATCAGCATCGGAAACAATTTCTCTGAGTATAGAGCTTTCCATTTCCTTTAGTGTTTTTATCCTCATATCAATTTCGTAGTTTGTCAGTATCCATTCTGCCATTGACCTCATGACCTTCTTTGGAATTCCCCTGAAGCTCTTTCCCTTTCTTCCAAAGTAAACGATTTCTTCATCGCTCATTCCCCTTCTAAGCTGTGGAACAGGTTTTGTAAACTTCTCCCTCTTCTCTATGAGTTCCTTTACCTTCTCCCAACCCTCTTTAATCTTCTTGCTCTTTTCGTGCTCCTCGTAGAGAGCATATATGGAAAATCTCTCCAACTCCTCAAGAACCCTTGCAGGATGGCCAATCCTTACAAGTTTTAACTCAGGATACTTGCTCAGGTTTAAGAGAATGTTGTCTGCAGCTATGTTTGAGTCTGCAGTGGCCAGTACCTTTTTACCCCTCTTAACAAACTGGACAATTAGCTCCGTTACAGTACTCGTCTTTCCCGTTCCGGGAGGTCCGTGAATGAGGAAAAAGTCTGAGGAACCTAAAGCCAGACTTACGGCCCTCCTTTGAGTCTCATTTAGCCTTTTATCGACCAAATCAAACTCGAAAGGTTCTGCCCTTTCTGGTATTTTTAGTCCAAGAATGATGTTTCTCAGCTCCCTCTGCCTTCCAACTGCGTGGCGGAGCTCCTCTAAATTCTCCTCCATCCTCTTAAACGTAACGTCGTTTACGTAAAGGTCTATCCTTACTCCCTTTTTATAGACCCAGTTAGGAGGTCTATTGTCAAAGGCAACAGTTATCGTCTTTTCAGTTATTCTCACAACGGTTCCCAAAAGGTCACTCTTAAGGGGATTTCCCTTACTTATCAGGACTATATCTCCCGTTGAAATCTCTGTCTCTATCGGTTTTTCCCTCCAGAACCTCACAAGGTGAAGGTGGAACTTTGTTCCGGCCTTTGTTCCCTTTAAGTCCAAAACGGCCCTTCCCAAGAGCTCCCTCTCCCTTCCAGAGAGCTTCCTTATCTCCTCCTCCTGTGCCTCTATCTCTGCTAACCTTTCAAGGTCTATCAGGTACTTAAACTTCTCCACGTAGCGATGTACTGTACATATTTCAACTTCCTCCTCCTTAGAGGGGATGAACTCCTCAAAAAGCTTACACAGACTCTCATCCTTCAAGTAGATAAGCGTTTTCCCGTTTGCAGTGCAGGTTTCTCTAACATCCCCCTTCTTAAGTCCAAACTTCTTTAGTTCCCTCTGTAATCTCTTACCCTCAAAAATTCCATCTATCAGAATTGGCAACTTTTCACTCCAAATTTGAAATTTTCACTTTACGAATTTAAACTTTTGTAGAGTTTGGGCAAAGGAGGGAGTTTTGGTCATTCACATTGTAGGAATTGGCGGAATTGGAATGTCTGGAATTGCTCTCGTTCTAAAGTCAGAAGGGTATTCTGTTCAGGGTTCAGACATCAGAAGGAGCTCCATGGTGGACAAACTTGAGGAGAGTGGTATTAGGGTTTTTATAGGGCACAAAAAGGAAAATGTAA comes from the Balnearium lithotrophicum genome and includes:
- a CDS encoding IGHMBP2 family helicase gives rise to the protein MPILIDGIFEGKRLQRELKKFGLKKGDVRETCTANGKTLIYLKDESLCKLFEEFIPSKEEEVEICTVHRYVEKFKYLIDLERLAEIEAQEEEIRKLSGRERELLGRAVLDLKGTKAGTKFHLHLVRFWREKPIETEISTGDIVLISKGNPLKSDLLGTVVRITEKTITVAFDNRPPNWVYKKGVRIDLYVNDVTFKRMEENLEELRHAVGRQRELRNIILGLKIPERAEPFEFDLVDKRLNETQRRAVSLALGSSDFFLIHGPPGTGKTSTVTELIVQFVKRGKKVLATADSNIAADNILLNLSKYPELKLVRIGHPARVLEELERFSIYALYEEHEKSKKIKEGWEKVKELIEKREKFTKPVPQLRRGMSDEEIVYFGRKGKSFRGIPKKVMRSMAEWILTNYEIDMRIKTLKEMESSILREIVSDADVVISTNSMVKSELLEGFHFDIAVIDEGSQQVEPSTLIPIMRADRFYIAGDHKQLPPTVVSEEAKELERTLFEKLIEREPELSSMLRVQYRMNERIMEFPNREFYEGKLIAAPEVKDRTLADFNLSKPKKFESVLSCEIPIGFIDTSKINAYEFQPSGSTSYENYEEAKIAVEVALELHRMGLDRREIGIITPYAAQVKLIKQMLIERDFKVEVNSVDGFQGREKEVIVVSFVRSNDEGEIGFLRDLRRLNVAITRPRRKLILIGNTKTLSSHPVYERFISYIMEVGSIFKTEPV